A window of the Brassica napus cultivar Da-Ae chromosome A2, Da-Ae, whole genome shotgun sequence genome harbors these coding sequences:
- the LOC106418003 gene encoding putative glucose-6-phosphate 1-epimerase, whose product MKMRSHRGRVETRIIVLLLVTVLSMATDCPSFELAKGINGLDKIVLRECRSRSAEVYLYGGHVTSWKNENGEELLYLSSKAIFKPPKPIRGGIPLCFPQFSNYGPVKSHGFARNRIWELDANPPPLPSNSSSIAFVDLILRPTEDDLKMWPNNFEFRMRVALGSEGELTLTSRVRNTNSDGKRFSFTFAYHTYFSVSDISEVRVEGLETLDYLDKLRNRERFTEQGDAITFESEIDRIYLSTPTKIDIVDHEKKRTFVVRKEGLADAVVWNPWDKKSKKKISDMGDEDYKHMLCVEAAAIERPITLKPGEEWKGRLELSAVPSC is encoded by the exons atgaaaatgcGAAGCCACAGAGGAAGAGTAGAAACGAGGATCATTGTGTTATTGTTAGTTACAGTACTATCCATGGCGACGGACTGTCCTTCTTTCGAGCTCGCCAAAGGCATCAACGGCCTCGATAAAATCGTCCTCCGCGAGTGTCGCAGCCGCTCCGCCGAG GTATACttgtatggtggtcatgtgactTCCTGGAAGAATGAGAACGGAGAAGAGTTACTTTACCTCAGTAGCAAG GCTATATTCAAGCCTCCAAAACCCATCCGTGGAGGCATTCCACTGTGCTTCCCTCAA TTCAGTAACTATGGTCCAGTCAAATCTCACGGATTCGCTAGAAACAGGATctgggaacttgatgctaacCCACCTCCCCTGCCTTCAAATTCTTCCTCTATTGCTTTTGTTGACCTGATCCTAAGGCCAACTGAAGACGATCTCAAGATGTGGCCTAACAA TTTTGAGTTCCGGATGAGGGTAGCTTTGGGATCCGAAGGAGAACTGACGCTGACATCTCGTGTCAGGAACACTAACTCTGATGGAAAGCGTTTTTCATTCACATTTGCTTATCATACCTATTTCTCTGTCTCCGACATTAGTGAAGTACGGGTTGAAGGACTGGAGACGCTGGATTATCTTGACAAATTAAGGAACAGAGAACGTTTCACCGAGCAAGGCGATGCTATTACTTTCGAATCTGAA ATTGACAGGATTTACCTAAGCACTCCGACAAAGATTGATATAGTGGACCACGAGAAGAAAAGGACTTTCGTTGTACGCAAGGAAGGGCTTGCCGAtgctg TGGTGTGGAATCCATGGGATAAGAAGTCAAAGAAGAAGATATCAGACATGGGAGATGAAGACTATAAGCATATGCTGTGTGTTGAAGCTGCAGCTATAGAAAGACCGATCACATTGAAACCGGGTGAAGAATGGAAAGGAAGACTCGAGCTCTCTGCGGTTCCTTCATGTTGA
- the LOC125583614 gene encoding villin-5-like, which produces MTFSMRDLDEALQGCGQKSGIEIWRIENFKPVTIPKESHGKFFTGDSYIVLKTTASRSGSLHHDIHYWLGKDSTQDEAGAVAIMTVELDSALGGRAVQYREVQGHETEKFLSYFKPCIIPQEGGVASGFNHVKPDKHQTRLYICKGKHVVRVKEVRFARSTLNHDDVFILDTESKIFQFSGSSSSIQERAKALEVVQYIKDTYHDGKCDIAAVEDGRLMADAEAGEFWGLFGGFAPLPKKSALSDHRTAGSDGIKLFSVEKGQTKPTEAESLQKELLDTNKCYILDCGLELFVWKGKNTSIDQRKRTSETAEEFFRSSERPKSNLVSVMEGFETVMFRSKFDSWPATSAVAEPQHGRGKVAALLQRRGVNVQGLVKTSSSSSKDEPKPYIDGTGNLQVWRINREEKIPLEAAEQSKFYTGDCYIFQYSYPGEDREETLVGTWLGKQSVEEDRASAISMASKMVESMKFMPAQARIYEGKEPIQFFVIMQSFITFKGGLSDAFKKYIVENEVPDTTYDAEGVALFRVQGSGPENMQAIQIEAVSTGLNSSYCYILHGDSTVFTWRGNLTSSDDQELMERMLDLIKPNENTKAQKEGSESEQFWKLLGGKSEYPSQKIKKDGESDPHLFSCTFSNENLKVTEIFNFTQDDLMTEDIFILDCHTEIFVWVGQQADPKKKPKVLAIGEKFLKHDFLLENLASETPIYIVTEGNEPPFFTRFFTWDSSKSAMHGNSFQKKLAILTNKGRPLLEKPKRRAPVYSSRSSVPDKSQPRSRSMTSTPDRARVRGRSPAFNALAANFENIGTRNQSTPPPMVSPLVRKLYPKSLAPDLTPRSAAFAARTALFEKSRPTPQETPSSLGPSEDTNEAEEPKMTEDESMSSIREDSKEEEEAEEEESSLPTFPYERLKTDSEDPPPSDIDLTRREAYMSAAEFKEKLEMTKSEFYKLPKWKQNKLKMAVHLF; this is translated from the exons ATGACGTTTTCGATGAGAGATTTAGATGAGGCTCTCCAAGGATGTGGCCAAAAATC TGGGATTGAAATATGGCGCATCGAGAACTTCAAACCTGTCACTATTCCAAAAGAGTCTCATGGTAAATTCTTCACCGGGGATTCCTATATTGTCTTAAAG ACCACAGCGTCAAGAAGCGGTTCCCTGCATCACGATATTCACTACTGGCTCGGTAAAGACTCCACTCAG GATGAAGCTGGTGCTGTAGCCATTATGACAGTTGAGTTAGATTCAGCTTTAGGTGGGCGTGCTGTTCAGTACCGAGAAGTGCAGGGTCACGAGACTGAGAAGTTCCTTTCCTACTTCAAGCCTTGCATAATACCTCAGGAAGGTGGAGTTGCTTCAGGGTTCAACCACGTAAAGCCCGACAAGCATCAGACGCGTCTGTATATCTGCAAAGGCAAACATGTCGTCCGTGTAAAAGAG GTTCGGTTTGCTCGATCGACTCTCAACCACGACGATGTTTTCATTCTCGATACAGAGTCCAAAATATTTCAGTTCAGTGGTTCCAGTTCGAGTATTCAAGAAAGAGCAAAAGCTCTTGAGGTTGTTCAGTACATCAAAGACACTTACCATGATGGAAAGTGTGATATCGCAGCTGTGG AGGATGGGAGGTTGATGGCTGATGCCGAAGCTGGAGAGTTTTGGGGTTTGTTTGGTGGATTTGCTCCGCTTCCTAAGAAATCAGCACTCAGTGATCACCGGACCGCTGGATCTGACGGGATCAAACTCTTCAG TGTTGAGAAGGGACAGACAAAACCCACAGAAGCTGAGTCTTTGCAGAAAGAGCTTCTAGACACTAACAAATGTTACATTCTCGATTGCGGTCTCGAGTTGTTCGTTTGGAAGGGGAAAAATACTTCAATCGACCAAAGGAAGAGAACAAGTGAAACTGCAGAA gaGTTTTTCCGTTCATCTGAACGTCCAAAATCAAACCTGGTCAGTGTGATGGAAGGGTTTGAAACAGTGATGTTCCGATCTAAGTTTGATTCATGGCCCGCTACAAGTGCCGTAGCTGAGCCCCAGCATGGCAGAGGCAAAGTGGCAG CTCTTTTGCAACGGCGGGGAGTTAACGTTCAAGGCCTGGTgaagacttcttcttcttcttctaaagaCGAGCCTAAGCCATACATTGATGGCACAGGAAATCTCCAG GTCTGGCGAATCAACCGCGAGGAGAAGATCCCTCTCGAAGCAGCAGAGCAATCAAAGTTCTATACCGGAGATTGTTATATATTCCAGTACTCGTATCCCGGAGAAGACAGAGAGGAAACTCTAGTGGGTACTTGGTTAGGAAAGCAAAGCGTTGAG gaagaCAGAGCATCTGCTATTTCCATGGCAAGCAAGATGGTTGAATCCATGAAGTTTATGCCAGCTCAG GCTCGCATTTACGAGGGAAAAGAACCGATTCAATTTTTCGTGATCATGCAAAGCTTCATCACATTTAAG GGTGGTCTAAGTGATGCTTTCAAAAAGTACATAGTAGAGAACGAAGTCCCTGACACTACTTATGATGCAGAAGGTGTTGCTCTGTTCAGGGTTCAAGGTTCTGGACCCGAGAACATGCAAGCCATACAGATAGAAGCG GTTTCCACAGGGTTAAATTCTTCTTACTGTTATATATTACATGGTGATTCTACGGTTTTCACTTGGCGTGGCAATCTAACTTCCTCGGATGATCAAGAACTCATGGAGAGAATGTTGGATCTGATCAAG CCAAATGAAAACACCAAGGCACAAAAAGAAGGTTCAGAGTCTGAACAGTTTTGGAAATTACTAGGAGGGAAATCAGAATATCCGAGCCAAAAGATCAAAAAGGATGGAGAGAGTGATCCTCATCTCTTCTCTTGCACATTCTCAAACG AAAATCTAAAG GTTACAGAGATCTTCAACTTCACTCAAGATGATTTGATGACTGAAGACATCTTCATTCTTGATTGTCACACTGAGATCTTTGTCTGGGTCGGGCAACAAGCTGACCCCAAGAAGAAACCGAAAGTTTTAGCCATTGGAGAG AAATTCCTTAAGCACGACTTCCTTCTAGAGAATCTAGCAAGCGAAACACCGATATACATCGTAACTGAAGGAAACGAACCTCCATTTTTCACTCGGTTCTTTACCTGGGACTCTTCTAAATCTGCA ATGCATGGAAACTCTTTCCAGAAAAAGCTAGCAATCCTGACAAACAAAGGGAGGCCGCTTCTAGAA AAACCTAAAAGGAGAGCACCGGTGTACAGCAGCAGATCCAGCGTTCCAGACAAATCACAACCGCGGTCAAGAAGTATGACTTCTACTCCAGACAGAGCCCGTGTGAGGGGACGTTCTCCAGCTTTCAACGCACTAGCTGCTAACTTTGAGAACATAGGCACAAGAAACCAATCAACTCCACCACCTATGGTTAGCCCTTTGGTCCGGAAGCTCTACCCTAAATCTCTTGCACCAGACCTCACCCCCAGATCCGCAGCTTTTGCTGCCCGCACAGCCCTTTTTGAGAAATCTAGGCCTACTCCTCAAGAAACACCAAGTAGCCTCGGTCCATCTGAAGATACAAACGAAGCGGAGGAACCTAAGATGACAGAGGACGAATCGATGAGCAGCATTCGTGAAgattccaaagaagaagaagaagcggaagaagaagaaagcagcCTCCCTACTTTCCCATACGAACGGCTCAAAACTGACTCAGAGGATCCTCCTCCATCAGATATCGACCTCACTAGACGAGAG GCATACATGAGTGCAGCAGAGTTCAAGGAGAAACTTGAGATGACAAAGAGTGAGTTCTATAAACTGCCCAAGTGGAAACAAAACAAGCTTAAAATGGCCGTTCATTTATTCTGA
- the LOC106388980 gene encoding 60S acidic ribosomal protein P3-2 isoform X1 produces the protein MGVFTFVCKSKGGEWTAKQHEGDLEGSASSTYDLQRKLVQTALSADSSGGVQSSFSLVSPSSAVFQVIIGGGSGGGFAAGGGAAAGGGGGGEAAAATKEEEKKKEESEEEEGDFGFDLFG, from the exons atgggAGTATTCACATTTGTTTGCAAAAGCAAAGGCGGAGAATGGACCGCTAAGCAACACGAGGGAGACCTCGAAGGCTCCGCTTCTTCCACCTACGATCTCCAGCGCAAGCTTGTTCAGACTGCTCTCTCCGCCGATTCCTCCGGTGGCGTTCAGTCTTCCTTCTCTCTCGTCTCCCCTTCCTCCGCCGTCTTCCAG GTGATCATCGGTGGTGGTTCAGGAGGAGGATTTGCTGCCGGTGgaggtgcagcagcgggaggtggtggtggaggtgaGGCTGCCGCAGCCACaaaggaggaagagaagaagaaggaagaatcTGAAGAGGAGGAAGGAGACTTTGGATTTGATCTCTTTGGTTAA
- the LOC106388980 gene encoding 60S acidic ribosomal protein P3-2 isoform X2, with translation MGVFTFVCKSKGGEWTAKQHEGDLEGSASSTYDLQRKLVQTALSADSSGGVQSSFSLVSPSSAVFQVIIGGGSGGGFAAGGGAAAGGGGGGEAAAATKEEEKKKEESEEEEGDFGFDLFG, from the exons atgggAGTATTCACATTTGTTTGCAAAAGCAAAGGCGGAGAATGGACCGCTAAGCAACACGAGGGAGACCTCGAAGGCTCCGCTTCTTCCACCTACGATCTCCAGCGCAAGCTTGTTCAGACTGCTCTCTCCGCCGATTCCTCCGGTGGCGTTCAGTCTTCCTTCTCTCTCGTCTCCCCTTCCTCCGCCGTCTTCCAG GTGATCATTGGTGGTGGTTCTGGAGGAGGATTTGCTGCCGGTGGAGGTGCAGCTGCTGGAGGCGGTGGTGGAGGTGAGGCTGCTGCAGCCACGaaggaagaggagaagaagaaggaagaatcTGAGGAGGAGGAAGGAGACTTTGGATTTGATCTCTTCGGTTAA
- the LOC106408219 gene encoding E3 ubiquitin-protein ligase RSL1, whose protein sequence is MAAAGKPEFEVATGDQKDNSALLKKQHNLRFLPRQGKPDKKTEHCIICLDDVDSDLMFYVERCGHRFCINCVKLHINVKLVDGKIPNCPHHGCVFHLSIDRCGDVLTFRERLVWMQRIKENSLPLAERVYCPYESCSHLMSKTELSRSGSYSGFRRCFKCRGGFCVHCRVPWHGKLSCNDYRRLYPNKFREDGVDAKLKSLASLCGWRQCPKCYHMVGRSYGCNRITCRCGNAFCYKCGYLWNRGIHGDCNQDEVISDFIFLSVFVSLVILFVVLFHLLQ, encoded by the exons ATGGCGGCGGCAGGAAAACCAGAATTCGAGGTTGCAACAGGCGACCAGAAGGATAACAGTGCGTTGCTCAAAAAACAACACAATCTTCGGTTTCTTCCTCGCCAAGGCAAACCAGACAAGAAGACAGAGCACTGCATAATCTGTCTGGACGACGTTGATTCCGACCTAATGTTCTACGTCGAAAGATGCGGTCATCGGTTTTGCATCAACTGTGTGAAACTACACATTAACGTGAAGCTGGTCGATGGCAAGATACCTAACTGTCCTCATCACGGATGCGTCTTCCATCTCTCTATCGACAGGTGCGGCGATGTTTTGACGTTCAGGGAAAGATTGGTGTGGATGCAGAGGATTAAAGAGAACTCGCTTCCTTTGGCGGAGAGAGTTTATTGTCCTTATGAGAGTTGCTCTCACCTGATGTCCAAGACCGAGCTTTCTCGTAGCGGATCGTATTCTGGATTCAGGAGATGCTTTAAATGCCGTGGGGGGTTTTGTGTCCATTGCCGAGTGCCGTGGCATGGTAAGTTATCGTGCAACGACTACAGGAGGTTGTATCCTAATAAGTTTAGAGAAGATGGTGTTGATGCAAAGCTGAAATCTTTGGCGAGTCTTTGTGGGTGGCGTCAGTGTCCTAAGTGCTATCACATGGTTGGACGGTCTTACGGATGCAACCGCATAACTTGCAG GTGTGGGAATGCATTTTGCTACAAGTGCGGTTACTTATGGAACAGAGGGATTCATGGAGACTGCAACCAAGACGAGGTCATCtcggattttatttttttgtcagtttttgtttctcttgtaATACTTTTCGTCGTTTTATTCCACCTCCTTCAATAA
- the LOC125583617 gene encoding E3 ubiquitin-protein ligase RSL1-like, which produces MAARIRPAAVKPEFEVAACDQKDNSALLKKQHNIRFLPRQGKPDKKTEHCKICLDDVDSDLMFYVERCGHRFCINCVKQHINVKLVDGKIPNCPHHGCVFHLSIDRCGDLLMFKERSVWMQRIKENSIPLAERVYCPYKSCSHLMSMTELSRRGSYSGFGRCFKCHGDLCVHCGVPWHFNLSCNDYRRLFPNKYREDGVHDAKLKSLASLNGWRQCPKCYHMVGRSYGCSRIICRCGNAFCYKCGYLWNSGFHGDCNREFIFAFFFMSVLITLLILCVLFHLL; this is translated from the exons ATGGCGGCTAGAATAAGACCGGCGGCAGTAAAACCAGAATTCGAGGTTGCAGCATGTGACCAGAAGGATAACAGTGCGTTGCTCAAAAAACAACACAATATTCGTTTTCTTCCTCGTCAAGGCAAACCAGACAAGAAGACGGAGCATTGCAAAATCTGTCTGGACGACGTTGATTCCGACCTAATGTTCTACGTCGAAAGATGCGGTCATCGGTTCTGCATTAACTGTGTGAAACAACACATTAACGTGAAGCTGGTCGATGGCAAGATACCTAACTGTCCTCATCACGGATGCGTCTTCCATCTCTCTATCGACAGGTGCGGCGATCTTTTAATGTTCAAGGAAAGATCGGTGTGGATGCAGAGGATTAAAGAGAACTCGATCCCTTTGGCGGAGAGAGTTTATTGCCCTTATAAGAGTTGCTCTCACTTAATGTCCATGACCGAGCTTTCTCGTAGGGGATCGTATTCTGGATTCGGGAGATGCTTTAAATGCCATGGGGATTTATGTGTCCACTGCGGAGTTCCATGGCATTTTAATTTATCGTGCAACGATTACAGGAGGCTGTTTCCTAATAAGTATCGAGAAGATGGTGTTCATGATGCAAAGCTGAAATCTTTGGCGAGTCTTAATGGGTGGCGGCAATGTCCCAAGTGCTATCACATGGTTGGACGCTCTTACGGATGCAGCCGCATAATTTGCag GTGTGGGAATGCGTTTTGCTACAAGTGTGGCTACCTCTGGAACAGTGGGTTCCATGGAGACTGCAACCGAGAGTTCATCttcgcttttttttttatgtcagtTTTGATTACTCTTCTAATACTTTGTGTTTTATTCCACCTCCTTTAG
- the LOC106408209 gene encoding 18S rRNA (guanine-N(7))-methyltransferase RID2-like, with protein sequence MGQCLGLRAGVLDGAISISAVQWLGNADKSWHEPRLRLKYAFFGSLYRCLSRGARAVFQIYPENLAQRELIFCQAMKAGFSGWFILDYAHSTKSSWSSHVVLFQLILTMVIKIVALMMMMIENGMVWVSDRNRPRKLQRTNKNGKERDWVLRKKEQSRRKGNDVPADSKYTARKRKSRF encoded by the exons ATGGGGCAG TGCTTAGGTCTTCGTGCAGGAGTTCTAGACGGAGCCATCAGTATATCTGCTGTTCAG TGGTTAGGCAATGCAGACAAGTCATGGCATGAACCTCGTTTGAGGTTAAAGTAT gctTTCTTTGGATCACTATACCGATGTTTATCAAGAGGAGCAAGGGCAGTTTTTCAAATATACCCTGAGAATCTCGCTCAGCGTGAGTTGATCTTTTGCCAGGCCATGAAAGCTGGATTTAGCGGTTGGTTTATTTTAGACTACGCGCACAG TACTAAGAGTTCTTGGTCGTCACATGTGGTCCTCTTCCAACTAATATTGACTATGGTCATAAAGATAGTtgctctgatgatgatgatgatagagAATGGAATG GTTTGGGTATCAGATAGGAACAGGCCAAGGAAGTTGCAGAGAACGAACAAGAACGGGAAAGAAAGGGATTGGGTCTTGAGGAAGAAGGAACAAAGTAGAAGAAAAGGAAACGATGTTCCTGCTGATTCCAAGTACACCGCTAGAAAACGCAAGTCGCGTTTCTGA
- the LOC106388970 gene encoding cytochrome P450 81F2-like has protein sequence MDYILFLLPFVLLILAYKFLISSKTQRFNLPPGPTPFPIVGNLHLVKPPVHRLFRRFAEKYGDIFSLRYGSRQVVVISSLPLVKECFTGDNDVILTNRPHFLTAKYVAYDYTTIGTAPYGDHWRNLRRICSLEILSSNRLTGFLSVRSDEIRRLLTKLSRDYNGRVVELEPLLADLTFNNIVRMVTGRRYYGDQVHNKEEANLFKKLVTQINDNSGASHPGDYLPILKVFGHSYQKKVKALGEAMDTFLQRLLDDCRRDGESNTMLSHLLSLQHEQPKYYSDVIIKGLMLSMMLAGTDTAAVTLEWAMANLLKNPEVLKKAKAEIDDKIGQERLVDEPDIVNLPYLQNIVLETFRLCPAAPLLVPRSPSEDIKIGGYDVPHGTIVLVNSWAIHRDPKLWDEPERFMPERFEDKAAANANKLMMFGNGRRTCPGAALGQRMVSLALGSLIQCFDWEKVNGEDIDMTENPGMAMRKLVPLRAVCHQRSIMTNDLA, from the exons atggATTACATTCTATTTTTATTGCCATTCGTATTGCTTATACTAGCTTACAAATTCTTAATCTCATCCAAAACGCAGCGTTTCAATCTCCCACCAGGACCAACTCCGTTTCCCATCGTCGGCAACCTCCACCTCGTGAAACCGCCTGTACACCGTCTCTTCCGCCGCTTCGCAGAAAAATACGGTGACATCTTCTCCCTCCGCTACGGCTCTCGCCAAGTCGTCGTGATCTCTTCTTTGCCCCTTGTCAAAGAATGCTTCACTGGTGACAATGACGTCATTCTAACAAACAGGCCGCACTTTCTGACGGCCAAGTACGTCGCCTACGACTACACCACGATCGGAACCGCCCCTTACGGCGACCATTGGCGTAATCTCCGCCGTATATGCTCTCTTGAGATTCTTTCTTCTAACCGCCTCACAGGGTTCCTCTCCGTTCGTAGTGACGAGATACGACGGCTGCTCACGAAACTCTCACGTGACTATAATGGCCGTGTCGTTGAGCTTGAGCCCCTTCTTGCAGATTTGACGTTCAATAATATTGTCCGTATGGTCACAGGGCGACGCTACTACGGAGACCAG GTTCACAACAAGGAGGAAGCGAATCTATTCAAGAAACTAGTTACGCAGATCAACGATAATAGTGGTGCAAGCCATCCAGGAGATTATCTACCGATTCTTAAAGTGTTCGGACACAGCTACCAGAAGAAAGTGAAAGCACTCGGCGAAGCCATGGACACTTTCTTGCAGCGTCTGCTCGACGATTGCCGAAGAGATGGAGAGAGCAACACAATGCTTAGTCATTTGCTGTCTTTACAACATGAGCAACCTAAGTATTACAGTGACGTCATCATCAAAGGCCTCATGCTT agTATGATGCTTGCGGGAACGGATACTGCAGCCGTGACGCTAGAATGGGCAATGGCTAATTTGTTGAAAAACCCTGAAGTGTTGAAAAAGGCAAAAGCCGAGATAGATGATAAAATTGGACAAGAACGTTTGGTCGACGAGCCAGACATTGTGAATCTcccttatctccaaaacatagTTCTCGAGACTTTCCGGTTGTGTCCGGCCGCACCACTTCTTGTACCCCGTTCTCCTTCTGAAGATATCAAGATTGGAGGATACGACGTGCCGCATGGCACAATCGTACTAGTGAACTCTTGGGCCATCCACAGAGACCCGAAGCTATGGGATGAACCTGAGAGGTTCATGCCAGAGCGTTTTGAAGACAAAGCAGCTGCGAACGCTAATAAGCTTATGATGTTTGGGAACGGACGAAGGACTTGTCCTGGTGCAGCTTTGGGGCAGAGGATGGTGTCCCTAGCTTTAGGGTCGTTGATTCAATGCTTTGACTGGGAGAAAGTCAACGGTGAGGACATTGATATGACCGAGAATCCGGGAATGGCTATGCGTAAGCTCGTGCCGTTACGAGCTGTTTGCCATCAGCGTTCAATTATGACTAATGACTTGGCTTAA
- the LOC106388947 gene encoding putative clathrin assembly protein At5g57200 yields the protein MGTFTSLRKAYGALKDSTTVGLAKVNSEFKDLDIAIVKATNHVESPPKERHVRKIFSATSVIQPRADIAYCIHALSKRLSRTRTWVVAMKVLIVIHRTLREGDPTFREELLNYSHRRHILRISNFKDDTSPRAWDCSAWVRTYALFLEERLECYRVLKYDIEAERLPKASGAASKTHRTRMLSGEDLLEQLPALQQLLFRLIGCQPEGAAYSNYLIQYALALVLKESFKIYCAINDGIINLVDMFFEMTRHDAVKALNIYKRAGQQAENLAEFYDYCKGLELARNFQFPTLRQPPPSFLATMEEYIKEAPQSGSVQKKLEYEEKEEEQEPQEEVQPEEPEEDENQNKNTKNGQPLIKEEQEEPQEEKAEEEAEPSPLIDTDDLLGLNEINPQAAEIEEKNALALAIYPPGHKTSGPSNSLSLIEAGGSGWELALVTPQNNNNNNNNNPRPTIATKLGGGFDNLLLDSLYEDDTARRQIQLTNAGYGFGATATTGEPASLNPNPFGMQQDPFAMSNNMVPPTNVQMAMQQQQMMMMNNQNPYTNNNYSLYHQQNHHFSSNPSPSSSNPFGDALLALPAPPSSATQQQHNHHHMLL from the exons ATGGGAACGTTCACGAGCTTACGCAAAGCCTATGGAGCCCTCAAGGATTCCACCACCGTTGGTCTCGCTAAGGTCAACAGCGAATTCAAG GATCTAGACATCGCGATCGTAAAGGCAACCAATCATGTAGAGTCTCCTCCCAAAGAACGTCACGTTCGTA AGATATTCTCCGCGACATCTGTGATACAACCACGAGCAGATATTGCTTACTGCATTCATGCATTGTCTAAGAGATTATCCAGAACTCGCACTTGGGTT GTAGCAATGAAAGTGTTAATAGTCATTCACAGAACGTTAAGAGAAGGTGATCCTACGTTCAGAGAAGAGCTTCTAAACTACTCTCACAGAAGACACATTCTCAgaatctccaacttcaaagacGACACAAGTCCTCGTG CTTGGGATTGCTCTGCTTGGGTTAGAACATACGCACTCTTTCTTGAAGAGCGGCTTGAGTGTTATCGCGTCTTAAAGTATGATATAGAGGCAGAGCGTTTGCCAAAAGCTTCAGGTGCAGCTTCCAAG ACGCATAGGACAAGGATGTTGTCTGGTGAAGATCTGTTAGAACAGTTACCTGCGTTGCAACAGCTTCTTTTCCGGCTTATCGGATGTCAA CCTGAAGGAGCAGCTTATAGCAACTATCTAATCCAGTATGCTCTTGCATTGGTGCTTAAAGAAAGCTTCAAAATCTATTGTGCTATCAATGATGGAATCATTAACCTTGTAGACATG TTCTTTGAGATGACAAGACATGATGCAGTGAAAGCTCTAAACATATACAAACGAGCTGGTCAACAA GCTGAAAATCTAGCTGAGTTTTATGATTACTGCAAAGGGCTAGAGCTAGCAAGGAACTTTCAGTTCCCAACATTAAGACAG CCTCCTCCATCGTTTCTTGCAACAATGGAAGAGTACATTAAAGAAGCGCCTCAAAGTGGTTCTGTACAGAAAAAACTG GAGTATGAGGAAAAAGAGGAGGAACAAGAACCACAAGAAGAAGTACAGCCTGAAGAACccgaagaagatgaaaaccaaaACAAGAACACCAAAAATGGTCAGCCGCTTATCAAAGAAGAGCAAGAGGAGCCTCAAGAGGAGAAAGCAGAGGAAGAAGCTGAACCTTCACCGTTGATAGACACTGATGATTTACTA GGTCTAAATGAAATAAACCCTCAAGCCGCAgagatagaagaaaaaaatgcatTGGCTCTTGCAATATATCCACCAGGACATAAAACTTCAGGCCCATCTAATAGTCTAAGCTTAATAGAAGCTGGAGGAAGTGGTTGGGAACTTGCATTAGTCACACcacagaacaacaacaacaacaataacaataacCCTCGTCCTACAATAGCAACAAAACTA GGTGGAGGATTTGACAACCTTCTGCTAGATAGTCTCTACGAAGACGACACAGCGAGAAGGCAGATCCAATTAACCAATGCTGGTTATGGATTTGGAGCCACTGCAACAACTGGAGAACCAGCATCATTGAACCCGAACCCGTTTGGGATGCAACAAGATCCTTTTGCAATGTCTAATAACATGGTTCCACCAACCAATGTTCAAATGGCAATGCAACAGCAgcaaatgatgatgatgaataatCAAAATCCATATACAAACAACAACTATTCACTTTATCATCAGCAAAATCATCACTTCTCATCAAATccttcaccttcttcttctaACCCATTTGGTGACGCTCTCCTTGCTCTTCCTGCTCCTCCTTCATCTGCTACTCAGCAACAACACAACCATCATCATATGCTCCTTTAG